One Methanobrevibacter sp. V74 DNA window includes the following coding sequences:
- the mcrB gene encoding coenzyme-B sulfoethylthiotransferase subunit beta: MAKFDDKIDLFDDRGNEIASDIPIEAISPLRNPAIQSIVKGVKRTVAVNLEGLEKSVKTASVGGDKSRILGRELDLTIVENAEAIADKIKEIIQISEDDDTTVEPISGGKRLLVQVPTQRIDVAAEYSVAPLSTASALVQSVIDVCDVSIYDANFVKAAVLGRYPQSVDYKGSNIATMLDIPQKLEGAGYALRGVKANDFAAATLKNTFQATALASIFEQTAMFEMADALGSYERLHLLGLAYQGLNADNLVMDLVKDNAVDGTVGSIVHETISRAEADGIIAPQTELTDFNIYNTGDAAKWNAYVAAGAVAATMVNVGAARAAQGIPSTLLYFNDNIEFATGLPGLDYGRAEGVAVGFSFFSHSIYGGGGPGLFNGNHVVTRHSKGFTIPCVAAAMSLDAGTQLFSPEATSGLIKEVYSQIDEFREPINAVAIAAEEIKGDI; this comes from the coding sequence ATGGCAAAGTTTGATGATAAAATCGATTTATTCGATGATAGAGGCAATGAAATTGCATCTGACATACCAATCGAAGCTATCAGTCCATTAAGAAACCCTGCAATTCAAAGCATCGTTAAAGGTGTAAAAAGAACTGTTGCAGTAAACTTAGAAGGACTAGAAAAATCTGTTAAAACAGCATCTGTTGGTGGAGACAAATCTAGAATTTTAGGAAGAGAATTAGATCTCACTATTGTAGAAAACGCAGAAGCAATTGCAGACAAAATTAAAGAAATTATTCAAATTTCTGAAGACGATGACACTACTGTAGAACCTATTTCCGGAGGAAAAAGGTTATTAGTACAAGTACCAACTCAAAGAATTGATGTTGCTGCTGAATACTCTGTAGCTCCATTATCCACTGCTTCCGCTTTAGTACAATCTGTTATTGATGTTTGTGATGTAAGCATTTATGATGCTAACTTTGTAAAAGCTGCAGTATTAGGTAGATATCCACAATCTGTAGACTACAAAGGATCTAACATTGCAACCATGTTGGATATTCCACAAAAACTTGAAGGTGCAGGTTATGCTTTAAGAGGTGTAAAAGCAAATGATTTCGCTGCTGCTACTTTGAAAAACACTTTCCAAGCTACCGCATTAGCATCCATTTTTGAACAAACTGCTATGTTTGAAATGGCTGATGCTTTAGGTTCTTATGAAAGATTACATTTATTAGGTTTAGCTTACCAAGGTTTAAACGCAGACAATTTAGTAATGGATTTAGTTAAAGATAATGCAGTTGACGGTACTGTTGGTAGTATTGTACATGAAACCATCTCACGTGCCGAAGCAGACGGCATTATTGCTCCTCAAACTGAATTAACTGACTTTAATATCTACAACACTGGTGATGCAGCTAAATGGAACGCTTATGTTGCTGCTGGTGCTGTTGCAGCTACTATGGTTAATGTAGGTGCTGCTCGTGCTGCTCAAGGTATCCCATCTACTTTATTATACTTCAATGATAACATTGAATTCGCTACTGGGTTACCTGGTCTCGATTATGGTAGGGCAGAAGGTGTAGCTGTAGGATTCTCCTTCTTCAGTCACTCTATTTATGGTGGTGGAGGCCCTGGTCTCTTCAACGGTAACCACGTTGTAACTAGACACAGTAAAGGATTTACAATTCCATGTGTAGCTGCTGCTATGTCCTTAGATGCAGGAACACAACTCTTTTCACCAGAAGCAACTTCTGGTTTAATTAAAGAAGTATACAGTCAAATTGATGAATTTAGAGAACCTATTAACGCTGTTGCAATTGCAGCTGAAGAAATTAAAGGTGACATCTAA
- the mcrD gene encoding methyl-coenzyme M reductase operon protein D yields the protein MDIEIFPHRVLGSDTTEKLLNDLESLEDVKRTVIHGPRFPKGEATLPEKYRERRVITVNGEDVVLQVKTARIFIELTLESTIDEIEEICKKHIPYGFDINQDRINYIRKEKTVSDRIKYGNAELPDELVGMTDQYSTFEDHVNIIKKDDLD from the coding sequence ATGGATATTGAAATCTTTCCTCACAGAGTTTTAGGAAGTGACACAACTGAAAAGTTGTTAAATGACTTAGAATCCCTCGAAGATGTTAAAAGAACTGTTATTCATGGTCCTAGATTTCCAAAAGGTGAAGCAACTTTACCTGAAAAATATAGGGAACGTAGGGTCATCACAGTCAATGGTGAGGATGTAGTTCTACAAGTTAAAACAGCTAGAATATTTATTGAATTAACATTGGAATCTACAATAGATGAAATTGAGGAAATCTGTAAAAAACACATCCCATATGGATTTGATATTAATCAAGATAGGATTAATTATATTAGAAAAGAAAAAACAGTTTCTGATAGAATCAAGTATGGTAATGCAGAGTTGCCAGATGAATTAGTTGGAATGACAGATCAATATTCAACTTTTGAAGATCATGTGAATATTATAAAAAAGGATGACTTAGATTAA
- the mcrC gene encoding methyl-coenzyme M reductase I operon protein C, with protein sequence MIGRCTHVVDCREASGMGKGGSLAQRGTFAECGTDVCAVAMSPGRRHITKPVCEITFGLRESNVLTSTMVLNAGAGVPHDAPATGGTLFGLTDKEVEQMYNFKLLVIHLGGVANHITYKARLILRNVNKHCVIICESPVDCEDFAKIGVKTSKVMPKDGEIKTEGIIDDIVTGVIRGETISQEKLDEIIRKVKLALGDA encoded by the coding sequence ATGATAGGAAGATGTACTCACGTAGTGGATTGTAGGGAAGCAAGCGGAATGGGTAAAGGTGGAAGCCTCGCTCAAAGAGGTACTTTTGCTGAATGTGGTACTGATGTATGTGCAGTTGCTATGTCCCCTGGACGTAGACACATTACCAAACCTGTTTGTGAAATCACTTTTGGATTGCGTGAATCAAATGTTTTAACAAGCACTATGGTTTTAAATGCTGGTGCTGGTGTTCCGCATGATGCTCCTGCAACTGGTGGAACTTTGTTCGGACTTACTGATAAGGAAGTAGAACAAATGTACAATTTTAAATTGCTTGTTATCCACTTAGGCGGAGTTGCAAATCATATTACTTACAAAGCAAGATTAATCCTAAGGAACGTCAATAAACATTGTGTTATTATATGTGAATCACCAGTCGATTGTGAAGATTTTGCTAAAATTGGAGTAAAGACTTCTAAAGTCATGCCAAAAGATGGTGAAATTAAAACTGAAGGCATTATTGATGATATTGTTACTGGAGTTATCCGAGGTGAAACAATTTCACAAGAAAAATTAGATGAAATTATTAGAAAAGTTAAATTAGCATTAGGAGATGCATAA